From Melopsittacus undulatus isolate bMelUnd1 chromosome 19, bMelUnd1.mat.Z, whole genome shotgun sequence, a single genomic window includes:
- the LOC101874728 gene encoding unconventional myosin-If, translated as MDGILGCKTQQCKGRKGSKERFHWQSHNVKQSGVDDMVLLSKISEEAIVENLRKRFMDDYIFTYIGPVLISVNPFKQMPYFTEREVELYQGAAQYENPPHIYALTDNMYRNMLIDGENQCVIISGESGAGKTVAAKYIMGYISKVSGGGDKVQHVKDIILQSNPLLEAFGNAKTVRNNNSSRFGKYFEIQFSRGGEPDGGKISNFLLEKSRVVSQNECERNFHIYYQLIEGASQEQRQNLGIMSPDYYSYLNQSDTYQVEGTDDRSDFHETMNAMQVIGICSEDQQLVLQIVAGILHLGNIGFREEGNYARVENADSLAFPAYLLGIDQNRLNEKVTSRTMDSKWGGRSESITVTLNVEQAAYTRDALAKGLYARVFDFLVESINRAMRKPNEEYSIGVLDIYGFEIFQKNGFEQFCINFVNEKLQQIFIELTLKAEQEEYVQEGIKWTQIQYFNNKVVCDLIENKLNPPGIMSVLDDVCATMHATGEGADQTLLQKLQAAVGTHEHFNSWSSGFIIHHYAGKVSYDVNSFCERNRDVLFTDLIELMQSSEFGFIRMLFPEKLDFDKKGRPTTAGSKIKKQANDLVSTLMKCTPHYIRCIKPNETKKPRDWEESRVKHQVEYLGLKENIRVRRAGFAYRRLFHKFLQRYAILTPETWPSWHGDERQGVQHLLRSVNMDPDQYQMGRSKVFVKNPESLFLLEEMRERKFDGFARVIQKAWRRHVAIRKYEQMREEASNILYNFKERRRNSINRNFVGDYLGMEERPELRQFLAKRERVDFADSITKYDRRFKPIKRDFILTPKYFYLIGKEKVKKGPEKGQIKEVLKKKVELQAVSGVSLSTRQDDFFILHENDADNCLESIFKTELISLLCKRYEELTRSKLRLSFKDTLQFRVKKEGWGGGGTRSITFIRGQGDVATLKAGGKTLTVSIGDGLPRNAKPTRKAAKQSRGGSRCPAPSRSAPPAPRGTCRNGAPQFPRGDERAQRDTHKAAQKQARGPPAAVLPPRHAGHQPKTRPPSQYNMDFLNVPDQGVAGMQRRRSLSQRPPPAGRPKPQPKAAVPRCQALYQYIGQDMDELSFNVGDIIDILLEDISGWWKGRLHGKEGLFPGNYVQKI; from the exons ATGGATGGCATTTTGGGTTGCAAAACCCAGCAGTGCAAGGGGAGGAAG GGCAGCAAGGAGCGCTTCCACTGGCAGAGCCACAACGTGAAGCAGAGCGGTGTGGATGACATGGTGCTGCTCTCCAAGATCTCCGAGGAGGCCATCGTGGAGAACCTCAGGAAGCGTTTCATGGATGATTACATCTTT ACCTACATCGGTCCGGTGCTCATCTCTGTCAACCCCTTCAAGCAGATGCCATACTTCACAGAGCGGGAGGTGGAGCTGTACCAGGGCGCG GCTCAGTATGAAAATCCCCCCCACATCTATGCCCTGACCGACAACATGTACCGCAACATGCTCATCGATGGGGAGAACCAGTGTGTCATCATCAG TGGAGAGAGCGGGGCTGGCAAGACAGTGGCAGCAAAATACATCATGGGCTACATCTCCAAAGTGTCCGGGGGTGGTGACAAAGTGCAG cacgTGAAGGACATCATCCTGCAGTCCAACCCGCTGCTGGAAGCCTTTGGAAATGCCAAAACCGTCCGGAACAACAACTCCAGCCGCTTT GGGAAGTACTTTGAGATCCAGTTCAGCCGGGGAGGAGAGCCTGATGGGGGGAAGATCTCCAACTTCCTGCTGGAGAAGTCCCGGGTTGTGAGCCAGAACGAGTGCGAGAGGAACTTCCACATCTACTACCAG CTCATTGAAGGGGCATCCCAAGAGCAGCGGCAGAACCTGGGCATCATGAGCCCGGATTATTACTCCTACCTGAACCAGTCGGACACGTACCAGGTGGAGGGCACGGACGACCGCAGTGACTTCCATGAGACCATG aATGCCATGCAGGTCATTGGCATCTGTAGTGAAGAccagcagctggtgctgcagatCGTGGCCGGGATCCTCCATCTGGGAAACATCGGCTTTCGGGAGGAAGGCAACTACGCTCGGGTGGAAAACGCTGACT ccctggcctTCCCTGCCTACCTGCTGGGGATCGACCAGAACCGCCTCAACGAGaaggtcaccagcaggacaatGGACAGCAAGTGGGGCGGCCGCTCCGAGTCCATCACCGTCACCCTCAATGTGGAGCAGGCAGCTTACACCCGGGATGCGCTGGCCAAGGGGCTCTACGCACGCGTCTTTGACTTCCTCGTGGAG TCTATCAACCGGGCTATGCGGAAGCCGAATGAGGAGTACAGCATCGGGGTGCTGGACATCTATGGCTTTGAGATATTCCAG AAAAACGGCTTTGAGCAATTCTGCATTAACTTTGTGAACGAGAAGCTGCAGCAGATCTTCATAGAGCTGACCCTGAAGGCAGAGCAG GAGGAGTATGTGCAGGAGGGGATCAAGTGGACTCAGATCCAGTACTTCAACAACAAGGTGGTGTGTGACCTGATAGAGAACAAGCTG AACCCCCCTGGGATCATGAGTGTCCTGGATGACGTCTGTGCCACGATGCACGCCACGGGCGAGGGTGCAGACCAGAccctgctgcagaagctgcaggcaGCCGTAGGCACCCATGAGCACTTCAACAGCTGGAGCTCAGGCTTCATCATCCACCACTATGCTGGCAAG GTCTCCTACGATGTGAATAGCTTCTGTGAGCGTAACCGAGATGTGCTCTTCACCGACTTGATTGAGCTCATGCAGAGCAGTGAATT TGGTTTCATCCGGATGCTGTTCCCAGAAAAGCTTGACTTTGACAAGAAGGGACGACCGACCACAGCCGGCTCCAAAATCAAG AAACAGGCTAACGACCTGGTGAGCACGCTCATGAAGTGCACCCCACACTACATCCGCTGCATCAAGCCCAACGAGACCAAGAAACCCCGGGACTGGGAGGAGAGCAG GGTGAAGCACCAAGTGGAGTACCTGGGGCTGAAGGAGAACATCCGTGTGCGTCGGGCAGGATTCGCCTATCGCCGCCTCTTCCACAAGTTCCTGCAGCG CTATGCCATCCTGACCCCCGAGACGTGGCCGTCCTGGCACGGGGATGAGCGCCAAGGGGTGCAGCACTTGCTGCGCTCCGTCAACATGGACCCGGACCAGTACCAGATGGGTCGGAGCAAGGTGTTTGTCAAGAACCCCGAGTCG ctcttcctcctcGAAGAGATGCGGGAGAGGAAATTCGACGGCTTCGCCAGGGTGATCCAGAAGGCCTGGCGCCGGCACGTCGCCATCCGGAAGTATGAGCAGATGCGGGAGGAGG CCTCCAACATCCTCTACAACTTCAAAGAGCGGAGGAGGAACAGCATCAACAGGAACTTTGTGGGGGATTACCTGGGCATGGAGGAGAGGCCGGAGCTGCGGCAGTTCCTGGCCAAGCGGGAGCGGGTGGACTTTGCCGACTCCATCACTAAGTATGACCGGAGGTTCAAG CCCATCAAGAGAGACTTCATCCTCACCCCAAAGTACTTCTACCTGATtgggaaggagaaggtgaaGAAAGGTCCCGAGAAGGGGCAGATCAAGGAGGTGCTCAAGAAGAAGGtggagctgcaggcagtgagTGGAGTCTCACTGAG caccaggcaggaTGATTTCTTCATCCTGCACGAGAATGATGCCGACAATTGCTTGGAGTCCATCTTCAAGACGGAGCTGATCAGCTTGCTGTGCAAGCGCTACGAGGAGCTCACCCGCAGCAAGCTGCGCCTCTCCTTCAAGGACAC ACTACAGTTCCGGGTGAAGAAGGAGGGCTGGGGAGGTGGTGGCACCCGCAGCATCACCTTCATCAGAGGACAGGGCGATGTGGCCACCCTCAAAGCTGGAGGCAAAACCCTTACGGTCAGCATCGGGGATGGGCTCCCCAGGAATGCCA AGCCCACAAGGAAGGCAGCGAAAcagagcagaggaggcagcaggtgCCCAGCACCCTCCCGAAgtgcccccccagcacccagag GCACCTGCAGGAATGGGGCACCCCAATTCCCACGCGGGGATGAGCGGGCTCAGCGGGACACCCACAAGGCAGCCCAGAAGCAGGCACGGGGGCCACCGGCTGCAGTGTTACCCCCCCGGCATGCTGGCCACCAGCCGAAGACACGGCCTCCATCCCAGTACAACATGGATTTCCTCAATGTGCCTGACCAGGGGGTGGCCGG CATGCAGCGCCGGCGCAGCCTGAGCCAGCGGCCGCCTCCAGCCGGGCGTCCCAAGCCGCAGCCCAAGGCAGCCGTGCCACGCTGCCAGGCACTCTACCAGTACATCGGGCAGGACATGGATGAGCTCAGCTTCAACGTGGGGGACATCATTGACATCCTGCTGGAAG ATATCTCCGGCTGGTGGAAGGGGCGGCTGCATGGCAAGGAGGGGCTTTTCCCTGGGAACTACGTGCAGAAGATCTGA